The proteins below are encoded in one region of Silene latifolia isolate original U9 population chromosome 2, ASM4854445v1, whole genome shotgun sequence:
- the LOC141643764 gene encoding uncharacterized protein LOC141643764 has protein sequence MASTTELDDAEFWLPSHFLTDDDILSDFGFGSGSGSSSTEPETSDDDDHLLTRPFSTSPQSTLFGCDRLGSSPGSPTGPVQVDDDDVSDKTATLELLNKAAGEVAKIKLTKNTTGTGFFDCSNTAKKGLFCPPPLPQFTPPFYSHPHFPRFPPHMMRGPIQLPQPPPQQQQNRVTNNNNNKNNGNNRPLGLPPSAWPPLPGQTQAQAQAQAQTQGQAQPMMGMFVAPQRDSVGTGVFLPRGVATTAQPKKKSDGKATKTKNNKSSQRQNNARPAKANEEVIGLPSEWVY, from the exons ATGGCTTCCACTACTGAGTTAGACGACGCCGAGTTCTGGCTCCCTTCCCACTTCCTCACCGACGACGACATCTTATCCGACTTCGgtttcgggtccgggtccgggtccaGCTCAACCGAACCCGAAACTAGCGACGACGACGACCACCTACTGACCCGACCGTTTTCCACTTCCCCGCAGTCGACTTTATTCGGGTGTGACCGACTCGGTTCAAGCCCTGGTTCCCCAACCGGACCGGTCCAGGTGGATGATGATGACGTCAGCGACAAAACTGCCACGTTGGAACTGCTTAATAAAGCGGCGGGTGAGGTGGCGAAGATTAAGCTGACAAAAAACACTACTGGTACTGGATTCTTTGATTGTAGTAATACTGCAAAGAAAGGACTATTTTGCCCTCCACCGTTACCTCAATTTACCCCGCCGTTTTATTCCCACCCTCATTTCCCTCGCTTCCCTCCC CATATGATGAGGGGACCGATACAGTTACCACAGCCGCCGCCACAGCAGCAACAAAACAGagtaaccaacaacaacaacaataagaataACGGTAATAACCGTCCTCTAGGTTTACCACCATCTGCTTGGCCACCTCTTCCGGGTCAGACCCAGGCTCAAGCCCAAGCCCAGGCCCAAACACAAGGTCAAGCCCAGCCCATGATGGGTATGTTCGTTGCGCCGCAGAGGGATTCGGTTGGTACTGGCGTGTTTTTACCTAGGGGTGTTGCCACAACAGCCCAGCCCAAAAAAAAGTCAG ATGGGAAAGCGACAAAGACGAAAAACAATAAAAGTTCGCAGCGACAGAATAACGCTCGTCCAGCAAAAGCCAACGAGGAAGTGATCGGATTGCCTTCCGAGTGGGTTTATTGA